A region from the Tahibacter amnicola genome encodes:
- the wecB gene encoding non-hydrolyzing UDP-N-acetylglucosamine 2-epimerase — MRAVESTDVPAMIRPAGPRAGQSTPRVKLVAVVGARPNFVKMAALLRALSSTSTAVAIDVVLVHTGQHYDVAMNTQFFAQLGIPEPDICLQAGSGSHAVQTATIMLRFERVLDQVAPDCILLVGDVNSTIACALVAAKKQIKVVHVEAGLRSGDRAMPEELNRLLTDQLSDRLYVTEPAACLNLRREGIPDDRVVFSGNVMIDTLLTHRDRAVPAAQTLAAAGAGPLAEAGYAVVTLHRPSNVDDGGALSRLVQVLDQIAHDIPLVFPVHPRTRQALQAAGLQGFLDQPDVVALAPLGYFEMLGLMADATFVLTDSGGIQEETTALGVPCLTVRENTERPVTIEQGTNTLTGTDARVIRQCVRDILETGGKRGRVPEKWDGHAAERIVADLSRWLCAGGGSR, encoded by the coding sequence GGCCGCGTGCCGGTCAATCGACGCCGCGTGTGAAGCTGGTCGCCGTGGTTGGGGCACGGCCTAATTTCGTCAAGATGGCTGCGTTGCTGCGCGCGCTGTCGTCGACTTCCACCGCAGTAGCCATCGACGTCGTGCTGGTGCATACCGGTCAACACTACGACGTGGCAATGAACACGCAATTCTTCGCGCAACTGGGTATCCCGGAACCGGACATCTGCCTGCAGGCCGGTTCCGGCAGTCACGCTGTGCAGACCGCTACCATCATGTTGCGATTCGAGCGGGTGCTCGACCAGGTGGCGCCGGACTGCATCCTGCTGGTCGGTGACGTGAATTCCACCATTGCCTGCGCCCTGGTGGCGGCGAAGAAGCAGATCAAGGTCGTGCACGTGGAGGCCGGGCTGCGTTCGGGTGACCGCGCAATGCCCGAAGAACTGAACCGGTTGCTGACCGACCAGCTGAGTGATCGCCTGTACGTCACCGAGCCCGCCGCCTGCCTCAATCTGCGCCGGGAAGGCATTCCCGACGATCGCGTCGTGTTCAGCGGCAACGTGATGATCGACACCCTGCTCACGCATCGTGACCGTGCCGTTCCGGCGGCCCAGACCCTGGCTGCCGCAGGTGCAGGCCCGCTGGCGGAAGCCGGCTACGCCGTGGTCACCCTGCATCGACCGTCCAACGTGGACGACGGCGGGGCCCTGTCGCGGCTGGTACAGGTCCTGGACCAGATTGCGCACGATATCCCCCTGGTATTCCCGGTCCATCCGCGCACGCGCCAGGCGTTGCAGGCTGCTGGCCTGCAGGGGTTCCTCGACCAGCCCGACGTCGTTGCGCTAGCCCCGCTGGGATACTTCGAGATGCTCGGGCTCATGGCAGACGCCACATTCGTGCTTACCGATTCCGGTGGCATCCAGGAAGAGACCACCGCGCTGGGTGTTCCCTGCCTGACGGTGCGTGAAAACACGGAACGTCCTGTCACGATCGAACAGGGTACCAACACCTTGACCGGCACGGACGCCCGGGTGATTCGGCAATGTGTCCGCGATATTCTGGAAACCGGCGGGAAGCGTGGGCGCGTGCCGGAGAAATGGGACGGCCATGCGGCGGAGCGTATCGTGGCTGATCTGTCGCGGTGGTTGTGTGCTGGCGGGGGTTCCCGGTGA